TACGTGAAAGCAGCTTTCCTTCATCATCGTAACCTAGTTTTATTTCTGTACCGTCAACAGTGATAGTAGAGCTATTATCAGAATAACGGTAAGTCGTTGTATGGTTCTCACCATCAGTCACTTTATGAATTTTACCGCTATTGTAGTATTGAAAGGTTAGCGTGGTACCATCTGACTGCGTTAAGGTTTTTAATTGGTCTGATGTGTTGCTGGTGTAGGTGTAGCTTGTAACATATTCTTTTTGGTCTGTTGCATTATCTGGTGTTAAGTCAACTCGTACATGCTCTAGGCGACCTTGTGTATCATATTCATACTTGTATACTGCCTGAGTCGTCGCATCATCACTATTAAGTGTTATCGATTCCAGCTGCTGTGCGGCATTATAATTAAACGTCGTGGTCGTTTGTCCGTTCGTATTATCTGTCAGTACTTTTGCTAGGCGACCATTGGCATACACAAAGTGTTGCCCTTTGCCATTTTTATCAACAATACTCTTAAGCTTGCCATCAGCGGCATATCGCATTGAGGCAAGACTTGTTCCTTCTGTGTATACCCAGTCTGCACCATCTCGTACCATTTTGTCGTGTGCACCACGACCATCGGTACTGATGTACGCGCCCTCAATGGCGTTATAAGTAAAGGTTTGCACCGCGCCGTCAGCCGTCACACGCTTTACTGAACTACCAGTGTAGTCAGTCACTGAACTTAAGAAACCAAGACGCCAGTTATCGTCACCATTGTTATCATTGATGCTACCCAAGCTATTGTATGTACGTAATACACCAAAGTCTGCACCTAGTGCTGATAATTTATCATCTCGCCCTTGAACAATTAAGTTACCTGTCATGGCATTAATAAAGACTTGTTCATTGGCTTGACCAATGCCTGCTTGACCTACCGCCCCTTGTTGGCCGAGTGATGATATTGATGAATTAAATAGACCTGCTGCGTCACCTGAAACAATTGCAACCACGTTTTCGTTCCTTCCGTATAATTATTATTCTATTAGCACCCAACGATGCTGTTATATTTAATAAGTCCAAGGAATACGAAAAATGTTTAGCTATTTTTTAATTTTTTTGAATTTTTATGCAGACCAATGGGATTTATATCATAAACTTACAGTTATTCTTTTTTTCTGGGCAACTAGCACTTATGAAAAAGTAATAATTGAGCCATGTTCTTTATGTGCGCTCTAACCTCCTTTAACAATGCACTTAACTGTAATATATTCACACTGTGTCTACCCATCTTGCTGGGAATAACCAACTATCAAGAATCCAACTTAGTATAGGCGTATTAAAGCTATTAGATTTCGCTATACTTATCCGTAAACCATTCTATGCCCATTTCCCTTCACATCATCGTCACACCACTTCTCCATGACGAAATAAAATAGACTCGCCTGAGTTCATTTTTTGCCACTCTTCGTCGTTAGTTAAGGGCCGTGTCGCGATTACTGTAACAATGTCGTTGGGGGTTGTTTCTTGTTGAAAGTCGACCATCATTTCTGCATCGATTAACGTTGCTTTGCCGAACGGTGCTTTGCGAGTTATCCAATGCAAATTATTTGAACAATATGCTAGCACGTACACGCCGTCAGTCAGTAACATATTGAAAACACCCATTGCTTGTAATTGACTGCACAGCTTTGCAATATAACGAAATGCAGACTTCATATTTTTAGGTTTTGTAGGGTACTTTTCTTTGACTTCACTTAATAGCCAGCAAAAAGCCAACTCGCTGTCGGTGTTACCAATTGGGTGGAAGTGTTTGGTTGTTAATGATTTATAACCTGTTAATTGACCATTATGCGCATAGGTAAAACTTCTTCCCCACAATTCTCGAGTAAAGGGATGGGTATTTTCTAAACATACTCGTCCTCTATTCGCTTGCCGAATATGGCTAATTACAGCGCAACTTTTGATCGGATAAGACTTCACAAGTTTTGCAATTTCAGACTCAAAACTAGGAAGTGGATCTTTAAATGAGCGGCATCCCTTTCCTTCATAAAAGGTAATTCCCCACCCATCTTTATGTGGGCCAGTATTACCACCACGTTCAAGCAAGCCTGAAAAGCTAAAACAAATATCTGTTGGCACATTGGCCGACATTCCTAACAATTCACACATCTTTTTTTCCTAACTGAACGTATTAATAATACTTAGGTGTGTTCTTTAAACTCAAGTTGAGCAAATAAAAAGCAACCCGTAAGAACATTTTATTTTAATTCGTTAAACCTATAGTACAAATGATTATTTAGCTTGAAAGTTTACAGAATTCATTCTACTCTATTACTAGTGGTCTGACCTCTAAAAACTGGAGAAATTATGATAACAGCAATTTGGTTTCTGTCTTTCATCCTTATTTGTGGATATTTGGCATATAACCGTTCTAACCTAACGACATTTACAATTTGTACTGCCATCTTAATGATTGTAGGCACCGTATTTGACGTTGTTTCCATCATTGGCTGGTTAGTGTATTTAGCGATAATGGTACCTTTTAACCTGACAAATATTCGTCAGCAATACATGACTAAGCCATTACTTAAAATGTATCGCAAAATCATGCCTGAGATGTCTCAAACAGAGCAAGAAGCACTAGATGCTGGGACAACTTGGTGGGAAGCCGACTTATTTAGAGGCAACCCAGATTGGCAGAAAATGCACAATTACACAGCACCTCGTTTATCTTCTGAAGAGCAAGCTTTCCTAGACGGCCCTGTTGAAGAGTTATGTGGCATGCTAGACGAGTGGGAAATCACTCATGAACATGCGGATCTTCCTGATCACATCTGGCAGTACCTCAAAGACAATAAATTCTTTGCGATGATTATCAAAAAAGAGTTTGGTGGCCTTGAATTTTCTGCTTATGCACAGTCACAAGTATTACAAAAAATTACGAGTAAAAGCACCGTTGCAGCAAGTGTTGTAGGTGTACCAAACTCTTTAGGCCCTGGTGAGCTACTTCAGCACTATGGTACCAAAGAACAACAAGATCATTACTTACCACGCCTTGCCCAAGGTAAAGAAATTCCTTGTTTTGCATTAACCAGCCCAGAAGCAGGTTCAGATGCTGGCGCAATACCTGACTTTGGTATTGTATGTAAAGGTGAATGGGAAGGTAAAGAAGTACTTGGTATGAAGCTTACATGGAACAAGCGTTATATAACACTTGCCCCTGTAGCAACTGTACTTGGTCTTGCATTTAAACTATACGACCCTGAAAAGCTAATTGGTGATGAAGAAGATTTAGGCATTACTTGTGCTCTAATCCCTACTGACACAAAAGGCGTAAAAATTGGCCGTCGTCACTTCCCGCTTAACGTACCGTTCCAAAATGGTCCTACTCAAGGTGAAGAAATCTTTGTGCCTCTTGATTACATCATTGGTGGTACAGAAATGGCAGGTCAAGGCTGGCGTATGCTAGTTGAATGTTTGTCGGTTGGTCGTGCAATTACATTGCCTTCAAACAGTACTGGTGGCATTAAAGCAATGGCATTAGCAACAGGTGCATACAGCCGCATTCGTCGCCAATTCAAACTTCCAATTGGTAAAATGGAAGGTATTGAAGAACCAATCGCACGCATTGGCGGGTATGCCTACCTTGCAGATGCAGCAACAACAATGGGTACAGCAGCAATAGACGCTGGTGAAAAACCATCTGTTATTTCAGCTATTGTAAAATATCACATGACTGAGCGCATGCGTGAAACCATGATCGACGCGATGGACGTTCACGGCGGTAAAGGTATTTGTATGGGCCCAAATAACTATTTAGCTCGTGGCTACCAAGGTGCGCCAGTTGCTATTACGGTTGAAGGTGCGAATATTCTTACCAGAAATATGATTATTTATGGTCAAGGTGCTATTCGTTGTCATCCATATGTATTAGCTGAATTAGACGCAGCTAAAATTAAAGATGATCGTGAAGCGGTTAAAGCCTTTGATCGTGCGTTATTTGGTCATATTGGATTTAGCATCAGTAACTTCTTCCGTTCATTCTGGTTGTCGCTTACAAACGCTAAGTTCATTGGTGCGCCTTATAACGACTCAACTAAACGTTATTATCAACAAGCATCACGTTTTAGTTCAGCACTTGCATTTACATCTGACATTGCAATGGCAACGTTAGGTGGCAACCTTAAGCGTAAAGAGCGTGTATCTGCACGTTTAGGCGATATTTTAAGTGCACTTTACTTAACATCTGCAACACTTAAGCGCTTTAATGATGAAGGCCGCCAAGCTGAGCACAAGGTGCTTATGCAATGGGCAGCTGAAGATAGCTTATATAAAGCACAAGATGCCTTGTATGAACTAACAGAAAACTTCCCTAATCGCTTAGTTGGTAAGTTCCTTAAATTAGTGTTATTCCCATTAGGTAAAACACTGCAAAAGCCTGCTGATACGTTAGATCACAAAGTAGCTAGATTCTTGCAAACGCCTTCTGAAGCGCGTACAGCGTTAGCACGCAATATCTACCTAACGCGTGAAGATAACAACGCAATTGGTATGCAAGAACAAGCGTTAGACGACATTATCGCGTCAGAGCCAATTTTCGACAAAATCTGTCTGGGCCTTGGTGAGAAGCTACCTTTCTACCGTCTTGGTGAAGTAGCCGATAAAGGTTTAGCTGCTGGTATCATTACCGACAAAGAAGCTGCACTTCTTCACAGAGCTGAAGAAGGACGTTTACGCTCTATTAATGTAGACGACTTTGAGTCTGACTACTTAAAAGGCGGTCAAGTTGGTAAAGACAAGAAAAAGAGCAGCAAGTCTGACTCTAAAGCAGCGTAATAGCCTTAACTAAATAGTCTATTAGGTTTCCAACCAACGTAAAAAGCACTTCATTTTTGAAGTGCTTTTTTTTATAAACATAAGCCTTTAGCCTACTTCCCTACGACATCTAACTTTCTTAGCTATACTAACCTTTCCTCATTCATTCTTAACAACACGTTTTAATTTCATAAGGCGAACGATATTGAATAGTAATGCAAGCTGGATCACCTTCGTGGCGCGAGCAGGGTATGGCGCTAAGTGTGTTGTTTATAGCATTTTAGGATTATTCACCATTCTGGCTGCCTACGGTTCGGCAAGCACTGAGGATGTGTCAAAAGAGAATGTATTTAAAGAAATTTTAAGCCAACCTTTTGGAAGGTTACTTCTTACTATTTTAGCAACGTGCTTATTTTGTTACACATCATGGCGCTGGATACAAGGACTGTTAAATCCAGAAGGTTTAGAAAATAATAAACCTAAAGCTATTTTTACACGGGCTTTCTATTTCATCTCTGGGTTACTTTATGCCTCAATCGGTATATTGGCGGTAAACATGTTGCTGGGTAGCAATGATAAAAATTCGAGTACTAGCCAATCTATGGCAGGAAGATTAATGCAAGAAGCTTGGGGACAGTGGCTAGTGGCCGCACTTGGTGGAGTGATAGTGATATTTGCACTTTTACAATGTAAACATGCCTTTAAAGTCGACTTTATGGATAAATTTGTGACTGATGACATGAGTAGTCACGAAAAAAATATCACTCGAAAAGTAGGCATATTAGGCTTTGGCGCGAGAGGTTTGGTGTACTGCATTGTGGGTGGCTTCTTTATACAAGCTGCCATTTTGCATGATCCAAACCATGCAGGTGGCTTAAAAGAGGCGCTTGATACATTATTAGCACAACCCTACGGTATATGGTTGTTAGGTTTAACAGGTTCAGGACTGCTTGCGTTTGGTATTTTTTGTGGTTTTGAAGCGCGTTATCGCAAAACTTAATTCGACAACTTAACTGAGCACAGCATTTACCCTGAAACTTTGCTATTATGCAGCCTGCAATTTTCATCACACCCTCATTTATATGGGTAACGAATTAAGCTTACGCTAATTATCTTCAGGAACCATAGTGAACAATAACGATATATTACGCCGCCTTCGATTTAGCTTCGAATTTAATGACAAAAAAATGATTGCTTTATTTGCCTCTGCTGGGCGAGATGTCACTCAGCAACAATTAAAAAGTTGGCTAAAAAAAGAAGACGACCCTGAGTTTGTTAATTGCACTGATAATCAGCTGGCTTACTTTTTAACTGGCTTAATACACGAAAAGCGTGGAAAACAAGATGGTGAGCAACGTCCTGTAGAAAAAAAACTAACGAATAATATCATTCTTAATAAACTTAAGATTGCACTCAATTTAAAAGCAGAAGATATTGTCGCCATGCTTTCCTCAGTCAATTTCTCAATGAGCAAAGCTGAATTAACTGCGTTTTTTCGTAAACCAGATCATAAACATTATCGTGACTGCAAAGATCAGGTGTTAAGAAACTTCTTACAAGCGATTCAGCATAAATACCGCAAATCTCCTTTGCCTAAGTCTCGTGAGCAAGCTGAAGATGAAGCTGCACAATCTGCGTACCAGCAATTTAAAGCTAAACCTGCTAAAAATACTGATGAAAACCAGCAAGCTGAGCAAGTTAGAAAAACACAGTCAAAACCCTCAAAGATGTATGTAAACCCTAATGCAAAAAAGAAGCAGAAGTCAGACAGAAACGTTCTTAAATTGAAGTCTTCTGATAAATAATGATGCGATGAGGTTTTGTTGACGCTTGTTTTCGACAACCTCATCACATTTTTGTAGTGTTACCCTTAATGCTAACGTAGCTAAGACGTTATGATTATTTCCAAAGGTCAACAAGCGATATGAGCGTGAACACTACAACCTATTTTTCAACGATTGTTTGAGAATACTACTTTAATTAACTATTTAATATTGTTAGATTATCTATAGTAGTAACAAAGGATGTATGAATAAATGGAAATAATTACAATCAGCAACGCTAAACAACTTCAATTTTACTTATCCCCACTTAGCAACTTATTATTTGATTGTGTTACTACAGGAGCCTCTATTGGCTTTACCCTTCCCTTTAGTTTAGAAGACGCAATGAAATATTGGCAAAGCATTGCCAATGATCTCGAGCAACGTAATAAAATTTTATTAGTTGCCATTATCGATAATCAGTTGGTTGGTTCGGTACAATTAAGTCTTTGCATTAAAGATAATGCGCGACACCGAGCAGAAGTTGAAAAACTGATGGTTTTATCAACCGCAAGAGGAAAAGGGGTTGCTAAGGCTCTGATGATAGAGCTTGAGTCATACGCACAACGCTCAAACAGGTATTTATTAGTATTGGATACGCGTGTGGGTGACATTGCGTCAATTCTCTATCAAAAAATTGGCTATATAGCCGCAGGGACAATTCCTAACTTCACCGTAGACTCTAATAATAACCACGAAGATACGTGTTATTTTTATAAAAACATAAACTACTCATAACGTTAGTGCTTTTAACGTTTTAAAATTTCGATGACAATTTAAAATCACGATGACAAGGTCGAACAAACCTAACTTAGCGTTATTCGACTTCGACGGTACGCTAACAACAACTGACACGTACTCAACATTTATTAAGCGCATACTTAATAGCAGTCCATATACTGCCAAAACCATTTGGCGAAAACTATGTGTTATACCTGTTTTATTTTGCTACAAGTTAGGGTTAATATCTGCCACTCACGCACGCGTAAAAAGCTCCTTTATCGTACTTAAAGGGCTATCAACAAGTACTGTGGAAGAAACCGCATTACAATATGTTGATGACTTATTTCCACACATTATTAGGCCAGAAATTTACGAGTGCCTGCAGCTACACAAACAGCAAAACGATACTGTAGTTATTGTATCTGCTTCACTCGATGTGTACCTAAAAGTATGGTGTAAACGCAATAACCTAAAACTACTGTGTTCGCAGCTAGAAACCGCACACTTAAACACGAACGATGAAATTTATACAGGAGAGTATTTAGGCGCCGACTGCTGTGGTGAAGAAAAAGCTCGAAGAATACAACAACACTTCCCTCTTCATCAATACAACACAATTTATGCCTATGGCGATACGCCTGAAGATTATCCCATGCTATCTCTTGCGCACCATCACGTTTATCAAGGCAACAATTTAAATCGCATAAAATCGTTAATTTCATCCAAATTAAGTTAAAATAGCTGAGTTCAAAAATTATTTAATGCGAGAAGGTCTCAAGCATGCAATCTATTGTGTTAGCCACTGGCAACAAAGGTAAAGTAAAAGAATTAGGCGAAATGCTTTTCTCTTTAAATATCAACGTTATTCCACAAAGTGATTTTGATGTACCTGAAGTTCCAGAAACGGGCACTACTTTCGTTGAGAATGCCATTATTAAAGCACGTCATGCTGCGAAGATAACTAGATTACCCGCTATTGCAGATGACTCTGGTATCGAGGTTGATGCACTAAATGGCGCACCTGGCATTTACTCTGCGCGTTATGCAGGCAGTAATGCGAGTGATCAAGATAACATCGAAAAACTCCTTGAACAGCTTAAAAATAACGAAAACAGATCTGCACGTTTTCAATGTGTGTTGGTTTATATGCGCCACGCCGACGATCCAACCCCAATAATCTGTCAGGGCACATGGGAAGGCACAATTACTCAAGCTCCTAGTGGTTTAAGTGGATTTGGTTATGATCCTGTATTCTGGGTAGAAGACCAACAATGTACGTCTGCTGAATTAGCGCCTGAAGTTAAAAATGGCCTTAGCCACAGAGGTCAAGCCCTAAAACTATTACTTAATAAGCTGCGTGCACAAACAGCAGCACTTGCTAAAGAAAGTAATTAGCAAATGCCTGCTATGTTAACGCTTCCTCCGCTTAGTCTTTATATCCATATTCCGTGGTGTGTTCAAAAATGTCCTTATTGCGACTTTAATTCACATGGTTTAAAAAATAAGGGTACCCAGAGCATTCCTGAATCAGCGTATATTCAGCATGTTTTGGATGACTTAAAGCAAGATCTAAAATATGTACAAAACAGAAAGCTGTATTCCATTTTTATTGGTGGAGGAACGCCCTCATTACTTAGCCAAGCAGCAATGAAAACGTTACTTGATGGGGTTCAAGCATTGATCCCTTTTGAGTCAGATATTGAAATAACCATGGAAGCTAACCCTGGCACATTGGAAACAGAAAAGTTTCAAGGATTTCAACAAGCCGGTATCACTCGCATGTCGTTGGGAGTTCAAAGTTTTCAAGAACAAAAGTTGTCTGCGCTAGGTAGAATTCATGATAAGCAGCAAGCCATTGATGCGGCTAAGTGGGTGAATCAAATTGGGCTTAACAGCTTTAACCTTGACTTAATGCACGGCTTGCCAAACCAATCTATTGATGATGCGCTATCTGACTTGCAACACGCAATAGATTTAGCGCCACCGCATTTGTCTTGGTATCAACTTACGCTAGAACCAAATACGCTGTTTTATTCTCAGCCCCCCGTGTTACCAAAAGACGACACCTTATGGGACATTCAAGAACGTGGCCACGCTTTATTGCTCGCCAATGGTTATGAGCAGTATGAAGTGTCGGCATACAGTAAGCCAGATTACCAGTGTAAGCATAATTTAAACTACTGGCAGTTTGGTGATTATCTTGGAATTGGATGTGGCGCGCATGGCAAAATAACCCTGCCGCAACAAAATAAAATCATCCGTACGAGCAAAGTTAAGCACCCAAAAGGCTATATGGATTTAACTAAGCCTTATTTGTATGAACAGCAAGAAATTGCAGAAAGTGATCGTCCATTTGAGTTTTTCTTAAATCGTTTTAGATTATTTTCACCTTGTGATCTTAATCAATTTGAGCAATATACAGGCCTTCCTTCTAGCCATGTTTCTTCTATACTGGAACAAGCTCAAACCAAACAGTTAATCACAGTTAACAACAACATAGTGACCTTAACACAACAAGGCCGCTGGCATTTAAACACGCTTTTAGCGCTATTTATGTAAAACTTTACTGCAACATCGCTTTTTTATAAGAAAACTTACATTCTTTTAATTCATATAGTGGCTTTGGTCAGATAGTATGTTGCAGTGTTCAAAATAATAATTATTAGATTGTATGGAGTAAATCATGTCTACCAAATTAAGCCTTGCTGCACTAGCTGTATCTGCTGCACTGTTAAGTGGTTGTGGCGACGAGACGGTTGATAACACATCAACGTCAGCGCAAACAGCCCAAGCTACTGAAGCTAAAGCATCAAAAGAAAATGTGAAGCAATCAGAGTCAGAAAAAGCCAATGCGTTATTCGAACAGCTTTTTAACGAAACTGTTATGCGTAGCCCAATGTATCAATCTTACCTAGGCATTAAAGATGACTATGATAAGTGGGACGATCTTTCAGAAGAAAACGAGAAAAAAGAACACCAAATCGCGATTGAAAATTTAGAAAGAGTTAATCAAATTGATGAATCTAAATTAGATGCTCAAACAAAAGTAAGCTTGACGCTAATGAAGCAGCAGCTTAAGAATGACATTGCTGACTTCAAATGGCGCGATTACGATTACCCGCTAAATCAAATGTTTGGTTATCATTCACAAATTCCATCAATGCTAATTAACCAGCATGGTATTGAAGAAGTTAAAGACGCGGAAGCCTACATTGCCCGTTTAAATGCCATCCCTACGCTTTTTGATCAAGTTATTGATGGTCTAGAGCGTCGTGCCAACGTTGGCATTATTGCGCCAAAATTTGTTTACCCGTATGTTATTAGCGATAGCCAAAATATTATTACAGGTGCGCCATTTACTAAAGGTGAAGCAAGCACACTACTAGCTGATTTCAGCAGCAAAGTAAATAAGCTTGAAATTGACCAAGCGAAAAAAGATGAGCTGATTAACCAAGCCAAAAAAGCGTTAGTAGATAGCGTTAAACCTGCTTACGAAAAACTCATTGCTAGTGTTCAGAATATTGAGAAAAAAGCTGACAATAAAGACGGTGCATGGAAGTTTCCTGAAGGCGATGCGTTCTATAACAATGCCCTTGCAAGAACAACCACAACAGAGTTAACTGCAAAAGAAATTCATGACATTGGCTTGAAAGAAGTTGCGCGTATTCATAATGAAATGCGCCAAATAATGAAAAAAGTAGACTTTAAAGGCGACCTGCAAGCATTTTTCGAGTTCATGCGTACCGACTCACAGTTCTACTACCCTGAAAACGAAGAAGGTAAAGCACGTTACTTGCGTGAAGCCACTGCGATGATTGACAATATGAAAGCCCGTTCAGACGAACTTTTTATTGTTAAACCAAAAGCCGATTTAACGGTTAAAGCAGTAGAAGCGTTCCGTGAAAAGTCAGCAGGTAAAGCCTTTTATCAGTCGCCTTCAATGGACGGCAGCCGTCCTGGTATTTATTATGCCAACCTGTATCGCATGAGCGACATGCCAACCTATCAAATGGAAGCACTTGCTTACCACGAAGGTATTCCAGGACATCATATGCAGTTAGCTATTGCTCAAGAGTTGGAAGGCATTCCTAAGTTTAGAAAGTTTGGTGGTTACACGGCATACATTGAAGGCTGGGGCTTATACAGTGAGCTTGTGCCTAAAGAAATTGGCTTATATGAAGACCCATACTCAGACTTTGGTAGACTAGCAATGGAACTATGGCGCGCGTGCCGCTTAGTGGTTGATACTGGTATCCACGCTATGAAATGGACACGTGAAGAAGGCATTGATTATTACGTAAATAATACGCCTAATCCAAAGCCAGATGCAGTGAAAATGGTTGAGCGTCACATTGTAATGCCTTCGCAAGCAACCGCTTATAAAATTGGTATGCTGAAGATTTTAGAGCTGCGTGAAAATGCGAAAAAGCAAATGGGCGACAAGTTTGATATTCGTGAATTCCACGACGTTATCTTGAAAAACGGGGCATTACCATTAAATGTACTTGAAGACTTTGTTGACGAGTATATTGCAAGCAAATAACATGTAAATTGACTTATGCCCTTACTTATTCATCTAGTAAGGGCATTTTTACATTCAACTAGCTCTACAACTCGTTTAACAATCAACTCTACATCCAGCAACCAGCTAATTAGGTATAGGCCTTATATGTCGAACATCGTTTACATTGCCACTAGCCTTGATGGCTACATAGCCGACAAAAACAACCAAATTGATTGGCTACATGACTTTCCAAACCCTGATGGTTCAGACTTCGGTTTTAGCCAATTTATGGCTGAAATAGATGCATTAGTGATGGGAAGAAACACATTCGAAATGATTTTAAGCTTTGATTGCGATTGGCCATACTCAAAACCCGTTTTTGTACTGAGCAATAGCCTTTCATCAGTGCCTGAAGCTTACCAAGATAAAGTATCATTACTTAAGGGTGAACCGAATAACATCGTTAAAACGCTAAATGAAAAAGGCTTTAATAATCTTTACATTGATGGTGGCGCAACTATTCAGCACTTTTTAAAAGCAGACATGATTGATAAACTTATCATCACGACTATTCCAGTAGTGCTTGGTGGCGGTATACCTTTGTTTTCAGAATTGTCGGCCCCCATAAAGTTTAGGCATGTTAAATCTGAAAGGTATCTAGATTACCTTGTAAAAAATCATTTTATTCGAGAAAAATAAACTTAATGCTAAATCTAAAAAAACAAAGAACAAATCGTAGAGTTAAATTAGTGCTGATGATTCTTTCCTTACCGTTTGCACTAAGGCTAATAGAATATTTTGAAACGTTAATAGACGAGCTAACCGGTCATGAAATACCATTTCCAATCATGATATTTTTTATTAGTGCCATACTTACCGTTGCAATTTGGATGTCTGTTTTTAGGATTGTAAACAAACTGACACCAGCAAGTTGTGAAAGAGAGGGTTGCCAAGGTAGCGCCGATTTAATTATGACAGGAAGGTTTAAACCAGACTTATTTAAGTGCCGAACCTGCAACCTTGAAACTGAAGCCAGATGAATACATCAAGCGTTGATAACCTCACAAAACTAGCCGATTAACGCTAGCAGTTATACGGCTTAATATGGCTAGTTTTCATGCTCTCTGCAAATTAGTGATATGTCATTTAACGTTAAAGGCACTTTTACCAAATTACAATAATAACTGCCGTCCTCAAGCTTTCTATTGTGTTTAC
This is a stretch of genomic DNA from Flocculibacter collagenilyticus. It encodes these proteins:
- a CDS encoding class II glutamine amidotransferase, yielding MCELLGMSANVPTDICFSFSGLLERGGNTGPHKDGWGITFYEGKGCRSFKDPLPSFESEIAKLVKSYPIKSCAVISHIRQANRGRVCLENTHPFTRELWGRSFTYAHNGQLTGYKSLTTKHFHPIGNTDSELAFCWLLSEVKEKYPTKPKNMKSAFRYIAKLCSQLQAMGVFNMLLTDGVYVLAYCSNNLHWITRKAPFGKATLIDAEMMVDFQQETTPNDIVTVIATRPLTNDEEWQKMNSGESILFRHGEVV
- the fadE gene encoding acyl-CoA dehydrogenase FadE, translating into MITAIWFLSFILICGYLAYNRSNLTTFTICTAILMIVGTVFDVVSIIGWLVYLAIMVPFNLTNIRQQYMTKPLLKMYRKIMPEMSQTEQEALDAGTTWWEADLFRGNPDWQKMHNYTAPRLSSEEQAFLDGPVEELCGMLDEWEITHEHADLPDHIWQYLKDNKFFAMIIKKEFGGLEFSAYAQSQVLQKITSKSTVAASVVGVPNSLGPGELLQHYGTKEQQDHYLPRLAQGKEIPCFALTSPEAGSDAGAIPDFGIVCKGEWEGKEVLGMKLTWNKRYITLAPVATVLGLAFKLYDPEKLIGDEEDLGITCALIPTDTKGVKIGRRHFPLNVPFQNGPTQGEEIFVPLDYIIGGTEMAGQGWRMLVECLSVGRAITLPSNSTGGIKAMALATGAYSRIRRQFKLPIGKMEGIEEPIARIGGYAYLADAATTMGTAAIDAGEKPSVISAIVKYHMTERMRETMIDAMDVHGGKGICMGPNNYLARGYQGAPVAITVEGANILTRNMIIYGQGAIRCHPYVLAELDAAKIKDDREAVKAFDRALFGHIGFSISNFFRSFWLSLTNAKFIGAPYNDSTKRYYQQASRFSSALAFTSDIAMATLGGNLKRKERVSARLGDILSALYLTSATLKRFNDEGRQAEHKVLMQWAAEDSLYKAQDALYELTENFPNRLVGKFLKLVLFPLGKTLQKPADTLDHKVARFLQTPSEARTALARNIYLTREDNNAIGMQEQALDDIIASEPIFDKICLGLGEKLPFYRLGEVADKGLAAGIITDKEAALLHRAEEGRLRSINVDDFESDYLKGGQVGKDKKKSSKSDSKAA
- a CDS encoding DUF1206 domain-containing protein, with the protein product MNSNASWITFVARAGYGAKCVVYSILGLFTILAAYGSASTEDVSKENVFKEILSQPFGRLLLTILATCLFCYTSWRWIQGLLNPEGLENNKPKAIFTRAFYFISGLLYASIGILAVNMLLGSNDKNSSTSQSMAGRLMQEAWGQWLVAALGGVIVIFALLQCKHAFKVDFMDKFVTDDMSSHEKNITRKVGILGFGARGLVYCIVGGFFIQAAILHDPNHAGGLKEALDTLLAQPYGIWLLGLTGSGLLAFGIFCGFEARYRKT
- a CDS encoding YehS family protein; its protein translation is MNNNDILRRLRFSFEFNDKKMIALFASAGRDVTQQQLKSWLKKEDDPEFVNCTDNQLAYFLTGLIHEKRGKQDGEQRPVEKKLTNNIILNKLKIALNLKAEDIVAMLSSVNFSMSKAELTAFFRKPDHKHYRDCKDQVLRNFLQAIQHKYRKSPLPKSREQAEDEAAQSAYQQFKAKPAKNTDENQQAEQVRKTQSKPSKMYVNPNAKKKQKSDRNVLKLKSSDK
- a CDS encoding GNAT family N-acetyltransferase, with amino-acid sequence MEIITISNAKQLQFYLSPLSNLLFDCVTTGASIGFTLPFSLEDAMKYWQSIANDLEQRNKILLVAIIDNQLVGSVQLSLCIKDNARHRAEVEKLMVLSTARGKGVAKALMIELESYAQRSNRYLLVLDTRVGDIASILYQKIGYIAAGTIPNFTVDSNNNHEDTCYFYKNINYS
- a CDS encoding HAD-IB family hydrolase yields the protein MTRSNKPNLALFDFDGTLTTTDTYSTFIKRILNSSPYTAKTIWRKLCVIPVLFCYKLGLISATHARVKSSFIVLKGLSTSTVEETALQYVDDLFPHIIRPEIYECLQLHKQQNDTVVIVSASLDVYLKVWCKRNNLKLLCSQLETAHLNTNDEIYTGEYLGADCCGEEKARRIQQHFPLHQYNTIYAYGDTPEDYPMLSLAHHHVYQGNNLNRIKSLISSKLS
- a CDS encoding XTP/dITP diphosphatase, producing MQSIVLATGNKGKVKELGEMLFSLNINVIPQSDFDVPEVPETGTTFVENAIIKARHAAKITRLPAIADDSGIEVDALNGAPGIYSARYAGSNASDQDNIEKLLEQLKNNENRSARFQCVLVYMRHADDPTPIICQGTWEGTITQAPSGLSGFGYDPVFWVEDQQCTSAELAPEVKNGLSHRGQALKLLLNKLRAQTAALAKESN
- the hemW gene encoding radical SAM family heme chaperone HemW produces the protein MPAMLTLPPLSLYIHIPWCVQKCPYCDFNSHGLKNKGTQSIPESAYIQHVLDDLKQDLKYVQNRKLYSIFIGGGTPSLLSQAAMKTLLDGVQALIPFESDIEITMEANPGTLETEKFQGFQQAGITRMSLGVQSFQEQKLSALGRIHDKQQAIDAAKWVNQIGLNSFNLDLMHGLPNQSIDDALSDLQHAIDLAPPHLSWYQLTLEPNTLFYSQPPVLPKDDTLWDIQERGHALLLANGYEQYEVSAYSKPDYQCKHNLNYWQFGDYLGIGCGAHGKITLPQQNKIIRTSKVKHPKGYMDLTKPYLYEQQEIAESDRPFEFFLNRFRLFSPCDLNQFEQYTGLPSSHVSSILEQAQTKQLITVNNNIVTLTQQGRWHLNTLLALFM